The genomic stretch GAGTTCCCCGGCGGCAAGGTGGAGCCGGGGGAGAGCGAGACGGCCGCGTTGGCCCGCGAGTGCGCCGAGGAGCTCGGCGTACGCGTCGAGATCGGCGACCGGGTCGGCCGCAGCGTCCGGATGGCGCACGGCCGTTCGGTGCTCAAGGTGTACGCGGCCCGTCTGCTGCACGGTGACCGACCGCAGGCGCTGGAACACTCCGGGATGCGCTGGCTCTCCGCCGCCGAGCTGGACACCGTCACCTGGCTGCCCGCCGACGCCCCCATCGTCGCCGTCCTCCGCCCGCTGCTCGCGTCGGCAGACGCCACGCCCGAGGGACAGGCACCCGACAGGTAACCCCGCCGTACGCGTCAGGTGTTACCGGATGGACAGACGATGGTGTCGAACGGCGTCAGTGAGGAGACTGTGCACTCCCGGTAGCCGAGAGCATACGGAGCAGTGATGAGCGGACGAACCTTTCATGTCCTCCTCGTGGGTGGCGGCAACGGCGCGTTCCTGGCGCACCGCCCGGAGACCCGGACGACGTTCGTCACGTCCCGCGAGCTCTTAACCTGGTTCGGCAACCTCGGTCACCATGCACGCGTCCTCGCCATTCAGGGCGACGAGCCCGACGACCTGGTCGTCGACATGGTCGGGACGATCCACGCGGTCGACCCGTTCGACGCCGTCGCCTGTCTCGGTGAACCGCTCACCGTCCTGGCGGCGCGGATCGCCACGGCACTCGACCTGCCCGGCGTACCGCCGCTTCCGGTGGTCAGGCGCATCGTCGACAAGGAGTCGATGCGTACCCACCTGGCTGAGGCCGGCGTCGAGGACGTACGAGCACGCACCGTCGAGAACATCGCCGAGTTGGCCGCGATCGTCGGTGCGGGACACCCGGAGGCCGCCTGGATCGTGAAGCCGGCCGCCGGTTGCGGAAGCATGGGCGTGTCGAAGGTGACCCGGGACAGTGACCTGGAAGCGGCGCTACGACGGGCGTCCGACCAGGAGTCGCCGATCGATCCCGATCGCGCCAACCGCCGCGTGATCGTGGAGCCCTTCCTGTCCGGGCCGCAGTTCAGCGTCGAGTCGATCAGTCAGCACGGAGTCACCTCGGTGCTCGCGATCACGCAGAAGTTCTCCCACCCGGAGACGTTTGTCGAGCTCGGGCACGTGGTGCCGGCACAGATCCCCGATGCGGAGGCCGAGGTGGTCCGCTCGTACGTCGTCAGGATGCTCGACGCCCTCGGGTTCACCGACGGTCCCGCCCACACCGAGGTGGTGCTGACCTCGGAGGGGCCCCGAATCGTGGAGGTCAACGCCCGGGTCGGCGGTGACGACATCGGGGAGATGGCGTCGATCGTTAGCGGGGTGGACATGTCGGCGGCCTCGATCGACCTGGTGCTCGGCGAACCGGTGCAGGAGCGGCTGCGCAACGCCGCGCCGAGCGGCACCAGCGAGGCGATCTGGTTCGTGACCGCGCCGGAGGCGGGGATCTTCGCCGGGCTGGACGGGGTCGAGGACGCCCGGGCCCTGGGGCCGTCGGTCGAGGTCACCGCGCTGGTCCAGGTCGGCGCCCCGGTGGAGTTGCTCTCCGACTCGGGTTCCCGGGTCGCACAGGTGCGGGCGAGCGCCGCCAGCGCCGAGGAGGCGGTGCGCCTGGCCCAGCGGGCCGCGTGGAAGCTGAACCTGCGGATAGCGAAGCGCGTTCCGGCCGAGGTCGGCGCCGAGCACGCGATCTGAACCGCCTTCGGTCCCCGGCCGTCGACGCGGCGATCTGCGCGGCCCAGGCGCGGGAAACGAACCGGGGGGCCGTGGCGGATGCCACGGCCCCCCGGTCGAAACGGGTGTCAGTGCTTCTTGTCGTCCTGCTCCGGGTGCGCGAAGTTGAGGTGCTCCGGGGGCAGCGGGAAGGTCACGTCGTCGCCGAAGGGCGAGGGTGCCGCCGCCCGGTCGAAGGTGAGCTCCGTCAGCGGCAGCTTGCCGCTCGCGTCGACCGCTGGGGCGGTCGGCCGGGGCACCTCACGGTGCCAGTTGACGCCCTGCTGGGCCTGCACCTCGGCGTCGGCGTCGTGGGAGCCACCCGCGTGCGAGTGCACGCCGTGGCCGCCGGCGCTGGAGCGCACGGCGCCCGGGGTGTGTTCGCTGGTCACGCTGGTCTGAGGCACCTGACCCCTCCGGAAGATCTTGCTACCGAGCCATACAAGTGGATCGTACCTGCGGTCGACGACCCGTTCCTTCATGGGGATGATCCCGTTGTCGGTGATCTTGATGTGCTCGGGGCAGACCTCGGTGCAGCACTTGGTGATGTTGCAGAAGCCGAGACCCTGTTCCGCCTGCGCGTACTCCTTGCGGTCGGTCTTGGCGTCCAGCGGGTGCATGTCCAGTTCGGCGGCCCGGATGAAGTACCGCGGACCGGAGAACGCCGGCTTGTTCTCGTCGTGGTCACGGATCACGTGACAGACGTTCTGGCACAGAAAGCACTCGATGCACTTGCGGAACTCCTGCGAGCGCTCCACGTCGACCTGCTGCATCCGGTAGTCGCCGGGGGCCAGGTCGGCGGGGGGAGCGAAGGCCGGGGTCTCCCGCGCCTTCTCGTAGTTGAACGACACGTCGGTGACCAGGTCCCGGATCACCGGGAAGGTGCGCAGCGGCGTGACCGTGACCGTCTCGTCCTCCTCGAACGTCGACATCCGGGTCATGCAGCTGAGCTTCGGCATCCCGTTGATCTCCATCGAACAGGAGCCGCACTTGCCCGCCTTGCAGTTCCACCGGCACGCCAGGTCGGGCGCGTCGGTCGCCTGCAACCGGTGGAGCACGTCGAGGACCACCTCGCCCTCGTTCACCTCGACGCGGTAGTCCGTCAGGTCGCCTCCGTCGGCGTCACCCCGCCAGATCCGGAAGTTGCGCTTCGTACCCATCTCTCAGCTCCCCTTCCCGGCAGCGTCGGCGGCGGCGACGGTGTCGAACTCGGCCAGTTCCTCGTCGGTCAGGTACTTGGCCAGCTCGTTGCGGTCGAAGAGGCCGATCAGCTCGGTCCGCATCTTCGGCAGCGGCTTGCGTTCCAGCCGGACCGTGTCGCCCTCCAGCGAGCAGACCAGGTTGACCCGTCGCCACTGCGGGTCCATGGTCGGGTGGTCCTCGCGGGTGTGGCCGCCACGCGACTCCCGGCGTTCCAACGCCGCCTTGGCGGTGCACTCCGACACGACCAGCATGTTGCGCAGGTCCAGCGCCAGGTGCCAGCCGGGGTTGTAACGCCGGCCGCCGACGGCGCTGACCTTCGCCACCCGCTCGCGCAGCTCGGCCAGCCGGACCAGCGCGTCCTCCAGCTCAGCCTCCCGCCGGATGATTCCGACCAGATCTCCCATCACCGCCTGGAGATCCTGCTGGAGGGTGTACGGGTTCTCGCCGGTGTCCCGCTGGAGCGGGGCCAGCGCGGTCTCCACCGCGGTCTCCACCGCCTCCACGGCCACCCGGGGCCGCCCGCCGAGCTGGTCGACGTAGGTGGCCGCGTGGCCACCGGCGCGCTTGCCGAAGACCAGCAGGTCGGAGAGGGAGTTGCCGCCGAGCCGGTTCGAGCCGTGCATTCCGCCGGACACCTCACCGGCGGCGAACAGGCCCCGCACCGAGCCGTACGCGGCGCCGCTGTCCGGGTCGACCTCGACGCCGCCCATCACGTAGTGGCAGGTCGGGCCGACCTCCATCGGCTCCTTGGTGATGTCGACGTCGGCCAGTCCCTTGAACTGGTGGTGCATCGACGGCAGGCGACGACGGATCTCCTCGGCCGGCAACCGGGAGGCGATGTCCAGGTAGACGCCGCCGGCCGGAGTGCCCCGACCCTCCTTGACCTCGGTGTTGATCGCTCGGGCCACCTCGTCGCGGGGCAACAGCTCCGGTGGGCGCCGGTTGTTGTCGGGGTCGGTGTACCAGCGGTCCGCCTCCTCCTCGGTCTCCGCGTACTGCTTGCGGAAGACGTCGGGGACGTAGTTGAACATGAACCGCTTGCCCTCGGAGTTCTTGAGCACGCCACCGTCACCGCGTACCGACTCGGTGACCAGGATGCCCTTGACCGAGACCGGCCAGACCATGCCGGTGGGGTGGAACTGAAGAAACTCCATGTTGATCAGGGTCGCCCCGGCGCGCAGCGCCAGCGCGTGACCGTCCCCGGTGTACTCCCAGGAGTTCGAGGTGACCTTGTAGGAGCGGCCGACGCCGCCGGTGGCGAGCACCACGGCGGGCGCCTCGAAGAGGACGAACTCGCCGGACTCACGGTAGTAGCCGAACGCGCCGGAGATTCGGTCGCCGTCGAGCAGCAGCTCGGTGATGGTGGTCTCGGCGAAGACCTTGATCCGGGCGTCGTACGAGCCGTGGTCGCGCTTGTCCTCCTGCTGCAACGAGACGATCTTCTGTTGCAGGGTGCGGATCAGCTCCAGGCCGGTGCGGTCGCCGACGTGCGCCAACCGGGGGTACTCGTGGCCGCCGAAGTTGCGCTGCGAGATCTTGCCGTCCTTCGTACGGTCGAACAGCGCCCCGTACGTCTCCAGCTCCCAGATCCGCTGCGGCGACTCCTTCGCGTGCAGCTCCGCCATCCGGAAGTTGTTCAGGAACTTGCCGCCGCGCATGGTGTCGCGGAAGTGCACCTGCCAGCTGTCCCGGCTGTTCACGTTCCCCATGGCCGCCGCGGCGCCGCCCTCGGCCATCACCGTGTGTGCCTTGCCGAACAGCGACTTGGAGATGATGGCGGTCTTCTTGCCGGCCAGCCGTGCCTCGATCGCCGCGCGCAGACCGGCGCCGCCGGCCCCGATCACGACGACGTCGTAGTGGTGTCGTTCGATGCGAGTGGTGGTGCTCGGTCCGTGCTGAGGATTGGTCATGTCGGGGGCCCTTAGTTGATGAACCGCAGGTCGGAGATCCACCCGGCGGCGACCGACATGACGTAGAAGTCGGTCAGCGCCAACGTGCCGAGGGTGATCCAGGCGAGCTGCATGTGCCGGACGTTCAGCCAGGAGACGAAGCCCCAGGCCCGGTAGCGGACCGGATGCTTGGAGAAGTGCTTGAGCCGTCCGCCGATGATGTGCCGGCAGGAGTGGCAGGAGATCGTGTAACCCCAGAGCATGATCACGTTGCCGAGCAGGATCAGGTTGCCCAGGCCGAACCCGAAGCCCTCCGGGCTGCGGAAGGCCGCGATCGCGTCCCACGTGTTGATCAACGAGATGATCGCGGCGAAGTAGAAGAAGTACCGGTGCGAGTTCTGCACGATCAGCGGGAACCGGGTCTCGCCGCCGTAGCTGGCGTGACCGTCGGGCACCGCGCAGGCCGGCGGCGAGAGCCAGAACGACCGGTAGTACGCCTTGCGGTAGTAGTAGCAGGTCAGCCGGAACAGCAGCAGGAACGGCAGGGTGAACGCGGCGTCCGGGATGATCCACCAGCCGGGCAGGTACTGCCCGAAGTGCGACGCCTCGGGAATGCACCGGTCGGTCACGCACGGCGAGTAGAACGGGGTGAGGTAGTGGTACTCCTCGACCCAGTAGTAGTCGTGCATGAAGACCCGGACCGTCGCGTACGTGATCCACGCACCGAGCCCGATGACGGTGATCAGTGGCGCGAGCCACCAACGGTCCGTACGCAACGTCTTCGCCGCGATCGCGGCACGTGCCCGCGCCCCCCGCGGTTTCGGTTTCGTTGCCGATGATGTCATTCGCGTCGTCTCCCTGACGGGGCCCTGTCACGGGCGGCGGAACACTTCCGGTCGGCAGGCGGACCGGTCATCCCGCGCCCACGTGCCACGTCATGCGCACACCAACGACCGCACCGGTATGTCGGCGCAGCTAAGTGACACACGTTACGCCGATCCAGGCGGGCCGTCCGCGCAAGGCAGTGTCCCGTGTGTCCCGAGCTTTGGAAAGTCTCTCGCCATGATCAATATGTGAGCGTCCGAAAAAGATCGACAGACGGCCGATCCGCTGGTCAGCCGGACGCCCCGCCGGTGAAGTTCCACGAGGCCAGTCGCAGCGACGGCGCCTCCCACCACACGCTGTCGAACCGGCCCGGCTGGCGTACCGCCCGACGGCCCACCTCCAGCACCCCGCCCGGCGCCAACGCCCGGGGGTACGACTCGGTGAAGCGCAGGTCCCGGACCGCACGGGTGACCTGACCGTCCTCGACCAGCCAGAGCCCGTTGCGGGTCAGCCCGGTCACCACGAGGCTCTTCGGGTCGAGCACCCGGGTGTACCACAGGTCGCTGACCAGCAGTCCGCGCTCCATCCGGGAGACCAGAGCCGCCGTGTCGGCGTCCACCACCGCCCCGCTCGGCGGCGTCGTCGCCCCGACCGTCTCCACCGCATCGGCGCGACCGGACGGGACCAGCCGCAGGTTGCGCGGCAGCGGGCCGAAGGTGGCGCTGCCGGGAGCGGCGTGACCGGTCGAGGTCGTGCCCTGCTCGGCGGCGCTGCGCCGGTCGTGTGCCACGGCCAAGGTGGTGCCCGCGTCCACCAGGGTCAGCGCCCCGGTCGGCGTACCCTCCAGGTCGAACGGCAGCCCGGTGGCGCCGAGCGGATCGTCGACCAGGGTCACCGCCGGGTCGAGCTGGTCCGTTCCGGGCTCGGCGAACGACTGCCGCTCGGCGTACCGCTTGCCGTTGAAGCCGTACCAGGCGAGGTTCTGCAACAGGTCCGCCACCGCGGCCGGCTCCAGCACCACCGGGTAGTGCCCCGGCGCCAGCTCGACCGGGTCGACCGCCGCCCGGGCCTTCGCGGCGGCGTGCCGCCCGAGACCGGCGCCGTCCAGATCGGCCAGCCGGTCGACGCAGTGCCGGGCCACCCCGTCCGCCCCGCCCGCCCGGGCGATCCCGTCCATCGCCGCCTCCGCCGTGCGGCCCTGCGCCGTGTGCCCGGCCGAGTTGGCGAACGCCACCGACCGGTACGTGGTGCGGCAGTAGCCGGCCGTCTCCAAGCCTCCTGCCGCGTCGACGAACGTCCGCACCAGGGCGGCCCTCTCGTCCGGACCGGCCTCGGCGGTGGCGGCGTCCCAGCGCGCCGATGCCGGCATCGCCGTCGGCGGGGTCAGGCCGGGCCAACCCCGGTCGGGCGGGGTGTAACGGGTCGCCGCCACCACGCGCTCCACCAGCGCACGCAGCCCGTCGGCGCTGACCGCGCTGCCCACCCCGGTGGCGGTACGCCCACCCAGGTGCAGCCGCAGCCGGACCTCCACGGCGGACTCGGCGACGTTCTGGTGGATCGCAGAGTTGGCGAACCGGGTCAACGCCAACTCGCCCCGGGACACCGTCACCTCGGCCTGGGCGTCCGCCCCGCCCAGCCGGGCGACCAGCTCCACCACCCGCCCGGCCAGGTCCCACTCGCTCATGACGTCACTCCGCTCCGCTGCGTGCCGTCATACGGGCTGAGCTTGATGATTCGCTCGCTGCGCTCGCTCATGCGCGCACCCCTACCCGGACGCCGCGGAACCGGGCCGGTGCCGCCGGATGGCCGGTGTGGCCGACCTGGCCCGGCTGGCCCTTGCCGCAGTTCGGTGTGCCCCACGGGACGATCTCCGAGGAGAGCATGTCCATCGAGCGCCAGAACTGTGGCCCGATGCCGGTGTACGTGGGATTGCGGACCATCCGCCCGCGCCGACCGTTGCGGATCTCCCAGCCGACCTCGCAGCCGAACTGGAAGTTCAGCCGCTTGTCGTCGATGGACCAGGACCGGTTGATGTCCATCAGCACCCCCTCGTCGGTGGCGGCGACGATCTCCTCCAGGGTGTGCGGGCCGGGTTCCAGGCCCACGTTGGTCATCCGCACCATCGGCAGCCGGGCCCAGCCGTCGGCGCGTACGCTGCCGCCGTGGTCCAGGCCCGCGACGGCGGCCGAATCGCGGCCGGCCAGCACGCCCACCCACCGCCCTTCGCGGACCGCGTCGCGCCGGACCGCCGGTGAGCCCTCGTCGTCGTAGCCGAAGCTGCCCAGCGCGCCGGGGATGGTCGGGTCGATGGTGATGTTCATCAGGTCGGAGCCGTACCGCAGCGAGCCGAGCCGGTCGAGGTCCAGCCAGGACGTGCCGGCGAAGGCCGCCTCCCAGCCGAGGATGCGGTCCAGCTCGATGGCGTGCCCGACCGACTCGTGGATCTGGAGCGCCAACTGCTCGCCGCCGAGGATCAGGTCGGTCTCACCGGCCGGGCAGAGCGGGGCGGTCAGCAGCGCCCGGGACTCCTCCGCGATGCGGGCCGCGTGCGCGGTCAGGTCCAGCGAGTCGACCAGCTCCCAGCCGGTGGTGCCGTACTGCCCGCGATAGCTCGGCCAGGACCGGCGTTGCGTCTCACCGTCACCGATGGAGGTGGCGGAGATGCCACCGCCGCACTCGCGGATGTGCTGGTCGATGCGGTGGCCCTCGCTGGAGACGAACCACTTCGTGGTGTCCCAGACCTGATAGAGGCCCTCGGTCAGGTCGGCGCCGTGGTCGACCATCGTGCGGGTCGCGTCCACCAGCAGGTCACCCTTGGCGGCCAGCGAGACGCCGAGCGGATCCACCTCGCAGGGTGAGGCCCAACTCGCCGTGGTCGGCGTCGACGGCACCAGGTCCACCGGGGGACCTGGCACCCGGGCGCTCGCCGCGGCGATCCGCGCCGCCCGCCGGCCGGCGTCGCGGGCGGCCGCGTCGGAGACGTCGGGTACGGCGTGGAAGCCCCAACTCGACCCGACCAGCGCGCGTACGCCCAGACCGATGCTCTCGTCCTGGGTGAGCGCCTCCACCTCGCCGTTGCGGGCCGCCATCGACTCGTAGCGCCGGTGCATCACGCGGACGTCCGCGTACCGGGCGCCCGCGTCCAGCGCTGCCTGCACGGCGACCTCGGCCGCGTCGAACTCGGTCATCCCCGCACTCCGTCGTGCTCGCTCATGGACCGACCCTAGGCCAGCCGGCCGACACGCGTGGGATTGCCGATGCGTGATGTGGTGGTTAGGCGGCTGTCCCACGCACGAGTGACAGGACCTCGTCACGCAGGTGCATCATGGTCGGGGTGTCGGGTGCTTCCACGTTGAGGCGCAGCGTCGGTTCGGTGTTGGACGGGCGTAGGTTGAACCAGGTGGTCCCGAGCGTGACGGTGAGTCCGTCCAGGTGGTCCGTCGTCGCGCCGGGTCGGTCGGCGTAGTGGGTGGCGACCCGTTCGAGGGTCGCGGTCGTGTCGGTCACTTCCGAGTTGATTTCCCCGGATGCGGTATAGCGGGAGAACTGCGCCACCAGTTCCGACAGCGGTCGGTCCTGGTGGCCGAGCGCGGACAGGACATGCATCGCGGCGAGCATGCCCGTATCGGCCCGCCAGAAGTCGCGGAAGTAGTAGTGTCCGGAGTGCTCGCCGCCGAAGACGGCGTCGTGTTCGGCCCCTCCTTACACCGACAGGTGCGTGCGGAGGAAGTCGAGTTCCAGGCGCAGGAGGCGTTCGGCGAGCCCATCGGCGGCCATGTGCGTCGCGCCGGTCAGCGGCAGCACCGAGTGCGGTCGGCCGGCGGCCAGCAGCGCGGCCGAGAGCCGCAGCGTGTGCGCGGCCACCACGTTGTCGTCCACCATGCCGTGCACCAGCAACAGCGGCCGGGCCTGCGCCGGGTCGGTGAGCGGCTCGGCGGCCGACTCCACCAGCGAGTGGTGGGCGTACACGTCCGGGCCGTCGTCGGGCAGGCCGAGATAGCGTTCGGTGTACGCGGTGTCGTAGAGGGCCCAGTCGGTCACCGGCGCCCCGGCGATCCCGCACCGGAACAGCTCCGGGTGGCGCAGCACCGCCAGCCCGGCCAGCCAGCCGCCGAACGACCAGCCGCGCACCCCGACCCGGGACAGGTCCAGGTCCGGGTGCTTGTCGGCGAGCGCGGTCAGCGCCTCCACCTGGTCGAGGAGGATCACGTCGGCGACCCGCCGGTGGATGGCCTTCTCGAACGACGGCGCGATGCCGGGCGTACCCCGGTTGTCGATCACCACCACCGCGAAGCCGGCGTCGGCCCACCACTGCCGTTCCAGCCAGGCCGCGCGGGTGGCGACCACCTCCTGGTGCCCCGGCCCGCCGTACACGTCGAGCAGCACCGGCAGCCGTCGGCCGGTGACGTGGTTGTCCGGGTAGAGCACGGCCGACGGCAGGCGCCGGTCGGTGACCCGTTCCAGCAGCGGCAGCGGGGAGTAGCGGGGCGTCGCCGCCAGCGACCGGAGCACGGCCACCTCGCGGTCGCCCTGCCGGACCGTCCACCGTACGCCCGCGTGGTCGAGCGAGGCGACGCCGACGACCAGCACGTCCCCGCCGACCGCGCCGTGGTGCCAGCCCGCGTCGCTGGTCAGCCGGCGGGCGTCGACACCGCCGCCGATGCTGGTGCGTACCCGGAACAGGTGCTGCTCGCTCGGCTCGCCGTCGCTCGCCTCCACCAGCAGGTCCGCCGGCCCGGTGCCGGTGGCCAGCCGGCCCACCACCCGGCGCACGTACAGCGAGGGCGGGGTGAGCAGGGTGCCGTCGGCGAAGAGGCACCGGGCGTCGTACCCGTCGTGGGCGAGTTCGCCGCCGACCAGCACCCGGCCGTCGGGCAGGTGCGCGGGCGTACCGGCGATCGGCTCCACCCAGCGCGGGTCGGCCAACTCGGCGTGCACCTGCGTCTCGCCGGTACGGGGGTCGACGGCGAGCACCAGCCCGTGCTGCTGCGAGCGGCGCAGCACGGTGATCAGCGGGGCGCCCTCGGCCCAGCGCACCGCGGTCAGGTACGGGTAGGTCTCCCGGTCCCAGTGCACGTCCACCCAGCCGCCGTCGAGGTCCAGCAGGTGCAGGCTGACCTCCGCGTTGGGTCCGCCGGCCACCGGGTACGCGACGCTGACCGGCGGGCTCGCCGGCTGCGCCGGATCGTGCAGGTGCCAGCGGGGCAGCCGGGACTCGTCGACCCGGGCGGCCAGCACCGACCGGCCGTCCGGCGCCCACCAGTAGCCCCGGTGCCGGTCGAACTCCTCCGCCGCGATGTGCTCGGCCAGCCCCCACAGCACTCCGGAGTCCTCGCCGGCCAGGATCGTGTCGGTGCCGTCGGAGTCGACGACCCGCAGCTCGCCCCGGCGTACCCCCTCGGCGGCGTCGGTGACGTACGCGAGCCGTTGGCCGCTCGGGTCCGGCCGGGGGTCGAGCACCGGGCCGGCGGCCGGTACCTCGATCACGTCGCCGTGCACCAGGTCGGCCCGGAAGAGGCGGCCGGCCAGCGCGAACACCGCGACCCGACCGGCGGCGTCCAGGGCGTACGCGCCGATGCCGGCGGCGGAGAGCCGCAGCCGTTCCCGTCGGGCCCGCTCGCCGGGGCTGAGCGCGGCCGGGTCGGCGTCGCCGAGCAGCGTGGCCGGGTCGGCGACCAGCCGTTCCTCGCCGCTCGCCACGTCCAGTTGCCAGAGCGCGTCGGCCGGGTCCTCCGGCCCGGCGGAACGGAGGAAGACCACCCGGTCGCCGTCGTCGGCCACGGAGACGGCGCGCGGCGCCCCGTGGCTGAACCGGCGGGTGCGGGCGGCCAGCTCGGGAAAGTCCACAGGCCAGATGGTAGGCGGCGGCCGAGCGCGATGTGCCGGACCCGGGCGGACGCGTCAGGACTGATCGGCGAGAACCGCCGGTTAGAGTGACCCTCGTGACGACGCTGCCCGACCGCCGCCTGTTGCTGGTCCACGCGCACCCCGACGACGAGTCCATCGGCACCGGTTCGACCATGGCGCACTACGCCGCCACCGGGGCCCACGTCACCCTGGTCACCTGCACACTCGGCGAGGAGGGCGAGATCCACGTGCCGGAGTTGGCCGGGCTCGCCGCCGCCGAGGCCGACCAGCTCGGCGGGTACCGGAT from Micromonospora craniellae encodes the following:
- a CDS encoding prolyl oligopeptidase family serine peptidase produces the protein MDFPELAARTRRFSHGAPRAVSVADDGDRVVFLRSAGPEDPADALWQLDVASGEERLVADPATLLGDADPAALSPGERARRERLRLSAAGIGAYALDAAGRVAVFALAGRLFRADLVHGDVIEVPAAGPVLDPRPDPSGQRLAYVTDAAEGVRRGELRVVDSDGTDTILAGEDSGVLWGLAEHIAAEEFDRHRGYWWAPDGRSVLAARVDESRLPRWHLHDPAQPASPPVSVAYPVAGGPNAEVSLHLLDLDGGWVDVHWDRETYPYLTAVRWAEGAPLITVLRRSQQHGLVLAVDPRTGETQVHAELADPRWVEPIAGTPAHLPDGRVLVGGELAHDGYDARCLFADGTLLTPPSLYVRRVVGRLATGTGPADLLVEASDGEPSEQHLFRVRTSIGGGVDARRLTSDAGWHHGAVGGDVLVVGVASLDHAGVRWTVRQGDREVAVLRSLAATPRYSPLPLLERVTDRRLPSAVLYPDNHVTGRRLPVLLDVYGGPGHQEVVATRAAWLERQWWADAGFAVVVIDNRGTPGIAPSFEKAIHRRVADVILLDQVEALTALADKHPDLDLSRVGVRGWSFGGWLAGLAVLRHPELFRCGIAGAPVTDWALYDTAYTERYLGLPDDGPDVYAHHSLVESAAEPLTDPAQARPLLLVHGMVDDNVVAAHTLRLSAALLAAGRPHSVLPLTGATHMAADGLAERLLRLELDFLRTHLSV
- a CDS encoding TldD/PmbA family protein, encoding MSEWDLAGRVVELVARLGGADAQAEVTVSRGELALTRFANSAIHQNVAESAVEVRLRLHLGGRTATGVGSAVSADGLRALVERVVAATRYTPPDRGWPGLTPPTAMPASARWDAATAEAGPDERAALVRTFVDAAGGLETAGYCRTTYRSVAFANSAGHTAQGRTAEAAMDGIARAGGADGVARHCVDRLADLDGAGLGRHAAAKARAAVDPVELAPGHYPVVLEPAAVADLLQNLAWYGFNGKRYAERQSFAEPGTDQLDPAVTLVDDPLGATGLPFDLEGTPTGALTLVDAGTTLAVAHDRRSAAEQGTTSTGHAAPGSATFGPLPRNLRLVPSGRADAVETVGATTPPSGAVVDADTAALVSRMERGLLVSDLWYTRVLDPKSLVVTGLTRNGLWLVEDGQVTRAVRDLRFTESYPRALAPGGVLEVGRRAVRQPGRFDSVWWEAPSLRLASWNFTGGASG
- a CDS encoding fumarate reductase/succinate dehydrogenase flavoprotein subunit, with product MTNPQHGPSTTTRIERHHYDVVVIGAGGAGLRAAIEARLAGKKTAIISKSLFGKAHTVMAEGGAAAAMGNVNSRDSWQVHFRDTMRGGKFLNNFRMAELHAKESPQRIWELETYGALFDRTKDGKISQRNFGGHEYPRLAHVGDRTGLELIRTLQQKIVSLQQEDKRDHGSYDARIKVFAETTITELLLDGDRISGAFGYYRESGEFVLFEAPAVVLATGGVGRSYKVTSNSWEYTGDGHALALRAGATLINMEFLQFHPTGMVWPVSVKGILVTESVRGDGGVLKNSEGKRFMFNYVPDVFRKQYAETEEEADRWYTDPDNNRRPPELLPRDEVARAINTEVKEGRGTPAGGVYLDIASRLPAEEIRRRLPSMHHQFKGLADVDITKEPMEVGPTCHYVMGGVEVDPDSGAAYGSVRGLFAAGEVSGGMHGSNRLGGNSLSDLLVFGKRAGGHAATYVDQLGGRPRVAVEAVETAVETALAPLQRDTGENPYTLQQDLQAVMGDLVGIIRREAELEDALVRLAELRERVAKVSAVGGRRYNPGWHLALDLRNMLVVSECTAKAALERRESRGGHTREDHPTMDPQWRRVNLVCSLEGDTVRLERKPLPKMRTELIGLFDRNELAKYLTDEELAEFDTVAAADAAGKGS
- a CDS encoding (deoxy)nucleoside triphosphate pyrophosphohydrolase, with amino-acid sequence MRTERGNGGGQAARRDPKVIVGAAIIEDGRVLACARSAPPEVAGMWEFPGGKVEPGESETAALARECAEELGVRVEIGDRVGRSVRMAHGRSVLKVYAARLLHGDRPQALEHSGMRWLSAAELDTVTWLPADAPIVAVLRPLLASADATPEGQAPDR
- a CDS encoding succinate dehydrogenase/fumarate reductase iron-sulfur subunit, coding for MGTKRNFRIWRGDADGGDLTDYRVEVNEGEVVLDVLHRLQATDAPDLACRWNCKAGKCGSCSMEINGMPKLSCMTRMSTFEEDETVTVTPLRTFPVIRDLVTDVSFNYEKARETPAFAPPADLAPGDYRMQQVDVERSQEFRKCIECFLCQNVCHVIRDHDENKPAFSGPRYFIRAAELDMHPLDAKTDRKEYAQAEQGLGFCNITKCCTEVCPEHIKITDNGIIPMKERVVDRRYDPLVWLGSKIFRRGQVPQTSVTSEHTPGAVRSSAGGHGVHSHAGGSHDADAEVQAQQGVNWHREVPRPTAPAVDASGKLPLTELTFDRAAAPSPFGDDVTFPLPPEHLNFAHPEQDDKKH
- a CDS encoding TldD/PmbA family protein; translated protein: MTEFDAAEVAVQAALDAGARYADVRVMHRRYESMAARNGEVEALTQDESIGLGVRALVGSSWGFHAVPDVSDAAARDAGRRAARIAAASARVPGPPVDLVPSTPTTASWASPCEVDPLGVSLAAKGDLLVDATRTMVDHGADLTEGLYQVWDTTKWFVSSEGHRIDQHIRECGGGISATSIGDGETQRRSWPSYRGQYGTTGWELVDSLDLTAHAARIAEESRALLTAPLCPAGETDLILGGEQLALQIHESVGHAIELDRILGWEAAFAGTSWLDLDRLGSLRYGSDLMNITIDPTIPGALGSFGYDDEGSPAVRRDAVREGRWVGVLAGRDSAAVAGLDHGGSVRADGWARLPMVRMTNVGLEPGPHTLEEIVAATDEGVLMDINRSWSIDDKRLNFQFGCEVGWEIRNGRRGRMVRNPTYTGIGPQFWRSMDMLSSEIVPWGTPNCGKGQPGQVGHTGHPAAPARFRGVRVGVRA
- a CDS encoding ATP-grasp domain-containing protein; its protein translation is MSGRTFHVLLVGGGNGAFLAHRPETRTTFVTSRELLTWFGNLGHHARVLAIQGDEPDDLVVDMVGTIHAVDPFDAVACLGEPLTVLAARIATALDLPGVPPLPVVRRIVDKESMRTHLAEAGVEDVRARTVENIAELAAIVGAGHPEAAWIVKPAAGCGSMGVSKVTRDSDLEAALRRASDQESPIDPDRANRRVIVEPFLSGPQFSVESISQHGVTSVLAITQKFSHPETFVELGHVVPAQIPDAEAEVVRSYVVRMLDALGFTDGPAHTEVVLTSEGPRIVEVNARVGGDDIGEMASIVSGVDMSAASIDLVLGEPVQERLRNAAPSGTSEAIWFVTAPEAGIFAGLDGVEDARALGPSVEVTALVQVGAPVELLSDSGSRVAQVRASAASAEEAVRLAQRAAWKLNLRIAKRVPAEVGAEHAI